In Mercurialis annua linkage group LG6, ddMerAnnu1.2, whole genome shotgun sequence, the following are encoded in one genomic region:
- the LOC126687645 gene encoding uncharacterized protein LOC126687645, translating into MKAEIKDTRKYCKFHEDYGHETDGCRDLKVEIERMIDVGELRKFIAHKTKSSDKGEKRSRDDKGKEKEEERPSKILGTIHMINGGGHNSSTIRKKQRREVMNIRETHMPSVIFYVEDYEHVKAPHNDTLVVTTIIKNWNMNKVAPSTDPVIRTRRPLNQPTRCRLTGSHNRPGKGDQQEGHALFNIVGMELTYNAILGRPFLYDSAAVTSIRALAMTVPTEKGVVTLRGDQNIAKKCYDESVVDFQENKTEKKGE; encoded by the exons ATGAAAGCTGAAATCAAAGACACAAGgaagtactgcaaatttcatGAAGATTATGGGCACGAAACAGATGGGTGCCGAGACCTAAAAGTGGAGATAGAGAGAATGATAGATGTAGGCGAGCTGAGGAAGTTTATAGCTCACAAGACAAAGAGCAGTGATAAGGGAGAGAAGAGGAGTAGGGACGACAAAGGGAAGGAAAAGGAAGAAGAGAGgccatccaaaattctgggaactATACACATGATCAATGGAGGAGGACATAACAGTTCGACTATTAGAAAAAAACAAAGGAGAGAAGTGATGAATATCAGAGAAACGCACATGCCATCAGTGATTTTTTACGTTGAGGATTACGAGCATGTGAAAGCACCTCATAATGACACTCTGGTGGTAACAACCATCATCAAAAATTGGAACATGAA TAAGGTTGCGCCGAGTACAGATCCCGTTATCCGGACTCGGAGGCCCCTCAATCAACCAACTAGATGTCGTCTCACTGGAAGTCATAATCGGCCCGGAAAGGGGGATCAACAAGAAGGTCATGCCCTATTTAACATAGTGGGTATGGAACTGACATATAATGCCATCCTCGGGAGACCATTCCTCTACGATTCAGCTGCAGTAACCAGCATAAGAGCCCTGGCAATGACAGTACCGACTGAGAAGGGAGTAGTAACGCTGAGAGGTGACCAGAACATCGCCAAAAAATGCTACGACGAGTCTGTTGTAGAttttcaagaaaacaaaacaGAGAAGAAAGGAGAGTAG
- the LOC130015717 gene encoding uncharacterized protein LOC130015717: MSSSSDDFLSGFQVDLDVPMGGPDVPIANIIPGDIDVDGAPVDIPLAPAEIALPEVIVVDDDDDDDSADPVGDEAVPSPFPPLASFTVSGGVGGVTSEGLVVADSGEIPQGRDPDSPSRKRRRVGDGSPSRESFPGDSSSAPDLVQWVEGQDPASLLNPRVLAEYIRTLAIPDDVTWFCGRPGQELSDLACFHGFSALQSVLVLNDRRQCAEEEVERLSSLLATSESERAKLKASLEEHDSLLAQLKSQDAINDRQVKVIEKKTDDLTQEIEELIRINSLVGGERDSLRSEVESLHIRLLDTKAFYSALISEYRLAIGRKLLEQNPDIDLSGVNELDPQAIARDLLVKMSKDRV, encoded by the exons atgtcttcttcttctgacgatttcctttccggatttcaagtagatttggacgttccgatgggtggtcctgacgttcctatcgccaacattattcctggcgacattgACGTGGATGGGGCTCCTGTTGATATCCCCCTAGCTCCCGCCGAGATAGCGTTGCCTGAGGTTattgttgtagatgatgatgatgatgatgactcgGCTGATCCAGTAGGTGACGAGGCGGTTCCGTCGCCAtttccccctctagcatcatttaCCGTTTCTgggggagttgggggtgtgaCTTCAGAGGGGTtggttgttgctgattcgggagagATTCCTCAGggtcgagacccggattctccgtctaggaagaggcgtcgagttggcgatggttctccatcgagggagagttttcctggagactcttcttctgctccagatttggtgcagtgggtcgaaggtcaggatcctgccagtttgctgaatcctagagtgctagcggaatatatccggactttggcgattcctgatgatgttACGTGGTTTtgtggtaggccgggtcaggagctttccgatctggcttgttttcatggtttctct gctcttcaatctgttctggtattgaacgaccgtcgacagtgtgccgaggaggaggttGAGCGTCTGTCctctcttttggcgacttccgagtctgaaagggccAAATTGAAGGcttctttggaagagcatgattcccttctggcgcagcttaagtcgcaggatgcgattaatgatcgccaagttaaagtgatcgagaagaaaaccgatgacttgactcaagagattgaggagcttattcgaatcaattcccttgttggtggggagagggacaGTCTAAGATCGGAGGTTGAGAGTCTTCATATCCGTCTGCTAGATACGAAAGCTTTTTACTCTgctttgataagcgagtatcgtcttgcgattgggaggaagcttctagagcagaatcctgatattgatctttctggggttaacgAGTTGGATCCCCAAGCCATCGCTCGTGATCTTCTTGTCAAGATGTCTAAAGACCGTGTCTAG